The following coding sequences lie in one Primulina huaijiensis isolate GDHJ02 chromosome 2, ASM1229523v2, whole genome shotgun sequence genomic window:
- the LOC140962740 gene encoding uncharacterized protein: MGQDSEEIEKEEEYVLLDLDSVSADIDIPQDAPYVLSGLDTLNPILIIDNKIKLIGEYEETIGTCIIFDESEVAPIAHEQTGPSETNLLSSRRIMDPKQTPAKQVNPLASLHKVLKFKLFLDADDENGEDVAPIAHEQLTDLQNPLTIRAIC, translated from the exons ATGGGCCAAGATAGTGAAGAAATAGAAAAGGAAGAAGAGTATGTACTGCTTGACTTGGATAGCGTTTCAGCCGACATTGATATTCCACAGGATGCCCCATATGTTCTTTCC GGTCTGGATACGCTCAACCCTATTCTGATTATCGATAACAAAATTAAGTTG ATTGGAGAATATGAAGAAACAATAGGGACCTGCATCATCTTCGATGAAAGTG AAGTGGCACCTATTGCTCATGAACAGACGGGGCCTTCCGAAACGAACCTTTTGTCCAGCAGACGCATAATGGACCCCAAGCAAACCCCAGCTAAGCAAGTCAATCCATTGGCAAGTCTTCATAAAGTTCTcaagttcaaattatttttggatGCTGACGATGAAAATGGAGAAGATGTGGCACCTATTGCTCATGAACAGCTTACGGATTTGCAGAACCCATTGACCATACGTGCTATTTGTTGA